One window of the Puntigrus tetrazona isolate hp1 chromosome 13, ASM1883169v1, whole genome shotgun sequence genome contains the following:
- the LOC122356439 gene encoding LOW QUALITY PROTEIN: toll-like receptor 4 (The sequence of the model RefSeq protein was modified relative to this genomic sequence to represent the inferred CDS: inserted 1 base in 1 codon; deleted 2 bases in 1 codon), with protein sequence MNVFTVNAFLIYFSINAGESCTKITENLHYSCMGRNLSYIPSNIPSSIQTLDFSFNVLKCLHRSVFPVLSFLQVLDLSRCHIKHIENDTFYNVKNLITLILTGNPITNYGPGCLNCLHNLQRLVLVDVGLSSLQLQINNLTKLQELKVGTNNIQSMSLPSFMSTFKDFSLLDLHANNISIIKTGRHSCVKEIGRNMTLILSRNPLLYIELGAFKDIYLRELDIRSAFVSPDAQKAGLKALYGLNVKRLMFGKYRCDYKILSSDANYLDDLCFINFNEIYYYMKERHDVPVSIFRCMINATVVAVKAGIIREITNVPFHEIKELYLISNQLDTVPGKQLAHLHTLEKLVFTNNVATQIPDFVDMPRLQYVDLSSNQITLTSCCSFFSGTPQLRYLNLSLNPQIGLSIGPFDGLDSLEILDFHHTRVVGMGYLSLFSNLKYLRYLDISFSSITFINIYCFYGLRNLNVLKIAGSNFQGDVARYLFNNLTFLEHLDMSFCRMVELHPDSFKNLQRLRLLNLRGNNLMTVDFLALPNLKQLTSLYVDKNSITSIPLHVLHKLPTNLSDFDLSSNPIDCSCSQTDFISWIIQNQKVLKKPEYIFCKTFPPTSDFRATDFDIDSCVHKKRLAIVLSVCFITVVVLLSFLVYRFQFYLHYCCILLRGYRSPGQQECSYDAFVIFSSYDEVWVMNELMENXENGIPPIQLCLHMRDFQAGKSIASNIIDEGIMGSRKIIVVVSQHFIDSAWCRFEFELAQSRFMMERSANIIIIILEDVEERRTKKVFGLHKHLKKNTYLKWSRDPLRNMRFWIRLRKAIIATNQ encoded by the exons atgaatgtctttactgtaaatGCTTTCCTAATATATTTTTCCATAAATGCTGGAGAATCATGCACAAAA attaCTGAGAATCTGCACTACTCATGCATGGGAAGAAACCTTAGTTACATACCATCCAATATTCCTTCTTCCATTCAAACTCTggatttcagttttaatgttttgaaatgcttacATAGGAGTGTTTTCCCAGTTTTGTCTTTCCTCCAAGTTCTTGATCTTTCAAG gTGCCACATCAAGCACATTGAAAATGATACTTTCTACAATGTGAAGAATTTGATAACTCTGATTCTCACTGGAAACCCCATTACAAATTACGGACCTGGATGCTTGAATTGTTTACATAATCTACAAAGACTAGTTCTTGTGGATGTTGGTCTCTCGTCATTACAGCTTCAGATAAATAACCTAACCAAACTGCAGGAGCTTAAAGTCGGGACAAATAACATCCAGTCCATGTCTCTCCCTTCATTCATGAGCACCTTCAAAGACTTCAGTCTACTTGATCTACATGCCAATAATATATCCATCATCAAAACCGGACGACACAGTTGTGTTAAG GAGATCGGCAGAAACATGACTTTGATTCTCTCTAGGAATCCGTTATTATACATTGAATTAGGAGCTTTCAAAGACATTTATCTCAGAGAACTGGACATCCGATCTGCCTTTGTTTCGCCTGATGCTCAGAAAGCTGGACTAAAAGCTCTATATGGGCTTAATGTCAAACGGCTAATGTTTGGAAAATACAGGTGTGATTACAAGATTTTGTCATCAGATGCAAACTATTTAGATGATCtttgctttattaattttaatgagatATATTATTACATGAAAGAAAGGCATGATGTGCCAGTTAGTATATTTCGCTGCATGATTAATGCCACAGTTGTAGCTGTGAAGGCTGGTATAATTCGTGAAATAACAAATGTGCCATTTCATGAAATCAAGGAGCTTTATTTGATTTCCAATCAATTAGATACTGTGCCAGGCAAACAACTCGCACATCTTCATACTTTAGAAAAACTTGTATTTACAAACAACGTTGCAACCCAAATTCCAGACTTCGTAGACATGCCTAGGCTTCAGTACGTAGATCTGAGTTCAAACCAAATTACATTAACGTCATGCTGCTCATTTTTTTCTGGCACTCCTCAATTGAGGTATTTAAATTTGAGTCTAAATCCACAAATTGGTCTTTCTATAGGACCATTTGATGGACTTGATTCCCTTGAGATACTAGATTTCCATCATACAAGGGTTGTAGGTATGGGATACCTTTcacttttttctaatttaaagtACTTGAGATATCTGGACATTTCTTTTTCAAGTATTACCTTTATTAACATATATTGCTTTTATGGGCTAAGAAATCTTAATGTTCTTAAGATCGCCGGCAGTAATTTTCAGGGAGATGTAGCaagatatttgtttaataatctGACTTTTCTAGAGCATCTTGACATGTCTTTTTGTCGAATGGTAGAGTTACATCCAGACTCATTCAAAAATCTTCAAAGGCTTAGACTTTTAAATTTGAGAGGAAACAATTTAATGACTGTAGATTTTCTAGCCCTCCCAAACCTGAAACAATTAACATCACTTTATGTCgataaaaacagcattactaGCATCCCACTTCATGTTCTCCACAAATTGCCTACAAATCTTTCAGATTTTGATTTATCCTCAAACCCCATCGATTGCTCTTGCTCCCAGACAGATTTTATTTCCTGGATTATCCAAAACCAGAAAGTTTTGAAGAaacctgaatatattttctgtaaaaccTTTCCACCAACCTCAGATTTTAGAGCAACAGACTTTGACATTGACAGCTGTGTGCATAAGAAGAGACTTGCAATAGTTTTATCAGTATGTTTTATTACAGTAGTAGTCCTTTTATCATTCTTGGTTTATAGGTTCCAGTTTTATCTTCACTATTGCTGTATTCTACTGAGAGGCTACAGATCACCTGGTCAACAAGAATGTTCCTATGACGCATTTGTGATTTTCTCCAGCTATGATGAAGTCTGGGTCATGAATGAACTGATGGAGA CTGAGAACGGTATACCACCTATTCAGCTTTGCCTTCATATGCGGGACTTTCAAGCAGGGAAGTCCATCGCCTCCAACATTATCGATGAAGGAATAATGGGCAGTCGTAAAATCATTGTGGTGGTGTCTCAACACTTCATTGATAGTGCCTGGTGTCGCTTTGAGTTTGAACTAGCTCAGTCTCGCTTTATGATGGAACGCAGTgccaacatcatcatcatcattctgGAAGATGTGGAAGAGAGGAGGACTAAGAAAGTGTTTGGACTTCATAAGCATCTGAAAAAGAACACGTACCTAAAGTGGAGCAGAGACCCTTTGAGAAACATGAGGTTCTGGATACGCCTCAGGAAAGCTATCATTGCCACAAACCaataa